The Candidatus Protochlamydia phocaeensis genome contains a region encoding:
- a CDS encoding KamA family radical SAM protein, with protein MSCPIPLITPAPWRAILRENFNRVEALADFLELSSQQRQQLLFKPTFAINVPLRLAQKMAKQNLDDPLVRQFLPTRQENENHPDFVLDPVQDETFRCEAKLLHKYEGRVLLVCTSACAMHCRYCFRQNFSYDREDKLFLAEIEAIRSDASIHEVILSGGDPLSLSDETLKSLLDQLNAIPHLKRLRFHTRFPIGIPERIDDSFLRLISACSKQLFFVIHCNHPKELGADLFARLKELQKLGCVLLNQAVLLKGVNDDAPTLRTLCEELADQGILPYYLHQLDRVQGTAHFEVEEEQGRALIREIARSLPGYAVPKYVREIAGEPHKTPLN; from the coding sequence ATGTCTTGTCCAATTCCACTGATCACTCCTGCTCCTTGGAGAGCAATTTTAAGGGAAAATTTTAATCGCGTAGAAGCATTAGCGGATTTTTTGGAGTTGTCGTCCCAACAGCGCCAGCAGTTGCTTTTTAAGCCTACCTTTGCCATTAATGTTCCTCTTAGATTGGCTCAAAAGATGGCAAAACAAAATTTGGACGACCCTCTAGTTAGGCAATTCTTGCCTACTAGGCAAGAGAATGAGAATCATCCGGACTTTGTTTTGGATCCTGTTCAAGATGAGACATTCCGCTGCGAAGCCAAGCTATTGCATAAATATGAAGGAAGAGTATTGCTTGTTTGCACGAGCGCGTGCGCCATGCATTGCCGCTACTGCTTTAGGCAGAATTTTTCATATGATAGAGAAGATAAGCTTTTTTTGGCAGAGATTGAAGCCATTCGATCGGATGCTTCCATTCATGAAGTGATTTTAAGCGGGGGAGATCCCCTATCGCTTTCCGATGAGACATTGAAGTCTTTACTCGATCAGCTTAATGCTATTCCGCATCTGAAGCGCCTGCGCTTTCATACGCGTTTCCCTATCGGAATTCCCGAACGCATTGACGATAGTTTTCTCCGTTTGATTTCCGCCTGTTCCAAGCAACTTTTCTTTGTCATCCACTGTAACCATCCCAAAGAGCTGGGCGCAGATCTTTTTGCGCGCTTAAAAGAGCTGCAGAAGCTAGGTTGCGTGCTGTTAAATCAAGCCGTTTTATTAAAGGGAGTAAACGATGATGCTCCCACTCTTAGAACGCTCTGCGAAGAGCTGGCCGATCAGGGAATCCTTCCTTATTATCTGCATCAATTAGATCGCGTGCAGGGCACTGCCCATTTTGAAGTCGAAGAAGAGCAAGGGCGAGCACTTATTCGTGAGATCGCCCGTAGTCTTCCCGGCTATGCGGTGCCCAAATATGTGCGCGAAATTGCTGGCGAACCGCATAAAACACCTTTAAATTAA
- the murA gene encoding UDP-N-acetylglucosamine 1-carboxyvinyltransferase, whose translation MDILKITGGAPLKGSIRAAGAKNAMTKLLVASLLSDKRCRFYNVPNIGDVEVTVSLCQEIGMDVQWDREARTMEVITKELKTSYVPQRFSGSNRIPILMIGALLGRTDQDIIVPTTGGCSIGQRPVDFHIQALEQLGAVIEYRGMKREGAYFAHAHNGLKGTIITLPYPSVGATENTILAGVTARGTTVIKNAAIEPEIIELILFLQKLGAIIAIDVDRTIRIHGTRRFYEVEHTVIPDRIEAASWGMAAIATKGRVFVEGAQHVNMLTFLNKLREVGGGFDIKGNGIEFFYDGPLQGGLHLETDVHPGFMTDWQQPFVVLLTQASGTSVVHETVYENRFGYTETLREMGADITLFRQCLGGKQCRFASQSFCHSAIIKGSTSLIGKEIRIPDLRAGFAYVMAALIASETSSISGLEFLERGYEDLVNKLELLGADAELIKKKEESGQPVLAKLKASQNLLEPILIRVSEKG comes from the coding sequence ATGGATATTTTAAAGATTACAGGAGGGGCGCCTCTTAAAGGGAGTATAAGGGCGGCTGGCGCTAAAAATGCCATGACAAAACTTCTTGTTGCTTCTCTATTATCTGACAAGCGGTGCAGATTTTATAATGTTCCCAATATTGGAGATGTAGAGGTCACAGTTTCGCTTTGCCAGGAAATAGGCATGGATGTGCAATGGGACCGCGAAGCCAGGACAATGGAAGTCATCACAAAAGAACTGAAAACTTCTTATGTCCCGCAAAGATTTTCCGGATCCAACCGCATTCCCATTTTAATGATCGGAGCCCTTTTGGGACGTACGGATCAAGATATTATTGTCCCAACAACGGGAGGATGCTCCATTGGACAGCGTCCTGTTGATTTTCATATCCAAGCGCTGGAGCAATTAGGGGCAGTTATTGAGTATAGAGGAATGAAGCGGGAAGGCGCCTATTTTGCCCATGCCCATAATGGCCTCAAAGGAACCATTATCACTCTTCCTTATCCATCTGTAGGAGCGACTGAAAATACGATTTTAGCCGGAGTGACAGCTCGCGGGACAACGGTGATTAAAAATGCGGCGATCGAACCGGAAATTATTGAGTTGATCTTATTCCTCCAAAAGCTTGGAGCGATTATTGCCATTGACGTGGACCGCACTATCCGCATTCATGGCACGCGCCGCTTCTATGAAGTTGAGCATACCGTCATTCCAGACCGCATTGAAGCGGCTTCTTGGGGAATGGCTGCGATTGCGACAAAGGGAAGAGTATTTGTCGAAGGCGCCCAACATGTGAATATGCTCACGTTTTTAAATAAACTCCGCGAAGTCGGGGGCGGCTTTGATATCAAAGGCAATGGCATAGAATTCTTTTATGACGGCCCGCTGCAAGGAGGGCTTCACCTGGAGACGGATGTTCATCCGGGATTCATGACGGATTGGCAACAACCTTTTGTTGTTTTGCTGACGCAGGCTTCTGGTACGTCAGTTGTGCATGAAACGGTCTATGAAAACCGCTTTGGCTATACCGAAACGCTGCGTGAAATGGGGGCAGATATTACCTTATTCAGGCAGTGCCTAGGAGGAAAACAATGTCGCTTTGCCTCGCAAAGTTTTTGTCATAGCGCGATTATCAAAGGATCTACTTCTCTGATTGGAAAAGAAATTCGCATTCCAGATCTTCGAGCTGGTTTCGCTTATGTAATGGCTGCCTTAATTGCCTCCGAGACTAGCTCAATATCAGGTCTTGAGTTCTTAGAAAGAGGGTATGAAGACTTGGTGAATAAATTAGAACTGCTTGGAGCGGATGCAGAACTGATTAAAAAGAAGGAAGAAAGCGGTCAACCTGTTTTGGCCAAGTTGAAGGCTTCGCAAAATTTGTTAGAGCCTATTTTGATCAGGGTGTCTGAGAAGGGATAA